A genomic stretch from Bos javanicus breed banteng chromosome 3, ARS-OSU_banteng_1.0, whole genome shotgun sequence includes:
- the VPS72 gene encoding vacuolar protein sorting-associated protein 72 homolog — translation MSLAGGRAPRKTAGNRLSGLLEAEEEDEFYQTTYGGFTEESGDDEYQGDQSDTEDEVDSDFDIDEGDEPSSDGEAEEPRRKRRVVTKAYKEPLKSLRPRKVSTPAGSSQKTREEKALLPLELQDDGTDSRKSMRQSTAEHTRQTFLRVQERQGQSRRRKGPHCERPLTQEELLREAKITEELNLRSLETYERLEADKKKQVHKKRKCPGPIITYHSVTVPLVGEPGPKEENVDVEGLDPAPMASALAARAGTGPVIPPARCSRTFITFSDDATFEEWFPQGRPPKIPVREVCPVTHRPALYRDPVTDIPYATARAFKIIREAYKKYITAHGLPPTASALGPGPPPPEPLPGSGPRALRQKIVIK, via the exons ATGAGTTTGGCTGGGGGCCGCGCCCCCCGGAAGACCGCGGGGAACCGGCTCTCTGGGCTTCTGGAAGCAGAGGAGGAAGATGAGTTCTACCAGACGACTTATGGGGGTTTCACTGAG GAATCAGGAGATGATGAGTATCAAGGGGACCAGTCagacacagaggatgaggtggactCTGACTTTGACATCGACGAAGGGGATGAACCATCCAGTGATGGAGAAGCAGAAGAGCCAAGAAGGAAGCGCCGAGTAGTCACCAAAGCATATAAG GAGCCTCTCAAGAGCTTGAGGCCTCGAAAGGTCAGCACCCCAGCTGGTAGCTCTCAGAAGACCCGAGAAGAGAAGGCACTGCTTCCATTAGAACTACAGGATGATGGCACTGACA GTCGGAAGTCCATGCGTCAATctacagctgagcacacacgacAAACATTCCTTCGGGTACAGGAGAGGCAGGGCCAGTCACGGCGACGGAAGGGGCCCCACTGTGAGCGGCCACTCACCCAGGAGGAGCTGCTCAGGGAGGCCAAGATCACAGAGGAGCTCAACTTACGTTCACTGG AGACATATGAGCGGCTCGAGGCTGACAAAAAGAAGCAGGTCCACAAGAAGCGGAAGTGCCCTGGGCCCATAATCACCTACCATTCGGTGACCGTGCCACTGGTTGGGGAGCCAGGCCCTAAAGAGGAGAATGTCGATGTAGAAGG ACTTGATCCCGCTCCCATGGCTTCTGCATTGGCTGCCCGTGCTGGGACTGGACCCGTCATCCCTCCTGCTCGCTGCTCACGTACCTTCATCACTTTTAGTGACGATGCCACATTTGAGGAATGGTTTCCTCAAGGGCGGCCCCCAAAGATCCCCGTTCGGGAGGTCTGCCCGGTGACCCATCGGCCAGCCCTATATCGGGACCCTGTTACAGACATACCCTACGCCACTGCTCGAGCCTTCAAGATCATCCGTGAGGCCTACAAGAAGTACATCACTGCCCACGGACTGCCGCCCACCGCCTCAGCCCTAGGCCCTGGCCCACCACCTCCTGAGCCCCTCCCTGGCTCTGGGCCCCGAGCCTTGCGCCAGAAAATTGTCATCAAATGA
- the TMOD4 gene encoding tropomodulin-4 yields the protein MSSYQKELEKYRDIDEDEILKTLSPEELEQLDCELQEMDPENMLLPAGLRQRDQTKKSPTGPLDREALLQYLEQQALEVKERDDLVPFTGEKKGKPYIQPKREIPVEEQVTLEPELEEALAHATDAEMCDIAAILGMYTLMSNKQYYDAICSGEICNTEGISSVVQPDKYKPVPDEPPNPTNIEEILKSVRSNDKEVEEVNLNNIQDIPIPMLTELCEAMKTNTHVRSFSLVATRSGDPVANAVADMLRENRSLQSLNIESNFISSTGLMAVLKAVRENATLTELRVDNQRQWPGDAVEMEMATVLEQCPSIVRFGYHFTQQGPRARAAQAMTRNNELRRQQKKR from the exons ATGTCATCGTATCAAAAGGAACTGGAAAAATACAGAGACATAGATGAAGATGAGATCCTAAAGACCTTGAGCCCTGAGGAGCTAGAACAGCTGGACTGCGAGCTACAGGAGATGGACCCTGAG AACATGCTCCTGCCAGCTGGACTAAGACAACGTGACCAGACAAAGAAGAGCCCAACGGGGCCGCTGGACCGAGAGGCCCTCTTGCAGTACCTGGAACAGCAGGCACTAGAGGTCAAAGAGCGTGATGACTTGGTGCCCTTCACAGGCGAGAAGAAGG ggaaaccctacaTCCAGCCCAAGAGAGAAATTCCAGTGGAGGAGCAGGTCACTCTGGAGCCTGAGCTGGAGGAGGCGCTGGCCCACGCCACAGATGCTGAGATGTGTGACATTGCAG CAATTCTGGGCATGTACACACTGATGAGCAACAAGCAGTACTATGATGCGATCTGCAGCGGAGAAATCTGCAACACCGAAGGCATTAGCA GTGTGGTGCAGCCTGACAAGTACAAGCCAGTGCCAGATGAGCCCCCAAATCCCACCAACATCGAGGAGATACTGAAGAGTGTTCGAAGCAACGACAAGGAGGTAGAGGAGGTGAACCTCAATAATATCCAG GACATCCCGATACCCATGCTAACTGAGCTGTGTGAGGCCATGAAGACAAATACCCATGTCCGGAGCTTCAGCCTGGTGGCCACAAGGAGTGGTGACCCTGTTGCCAAT GCGGTGGCTGACATGTTGCGTGAGAATCGTAGCCTCCAGAGCCTGAACATCGAATCCAACTTCATTAGCAGCACAGGGCTTATGGCTGTGCTGAAGGCAGTTCGGGAGAACGCCACACTCACTGAGCTCCGAGTAGACAACCAG CGCCAGTGGCCTGGTGACGCGGTGGAGATGGAGATGGCCACCGTGCTTGAACAGTGTCCCTCCATTGTCCGCTTTGGCTACCACTTTACACAGCAGGGGCCACGCGCTCGGGCCGCCCAGGCCATGACCCGGAACAATGAACTGC GTCGCCAGCAAAAGAAGAGATAA
- the SCNM1 gene encoding sodium channel modifier 1 isoform X1: MSFKREGDDWSQLNVLKVGGEECVRSSFTCPLKAKRRVGDLLASYIPEDEALMLRDGRFACAICPHRPVLDTLAMLTAHRAGKKHLSSLQLFYGKKPPGKGTEQNPRQHNELRREETTAEAPLLTQTRLITQSALHRAPHYNSCCRRKYRPEAPRPSVSRPPLPPPEVEPQGGKISREPEPEAGSQTKESATVSSPAPMSPTRRRALDHYLTLRSSGWIPDGRGRWIKDENVEFDSDEEEPPDLPLD, translated from the exons ATGTCTTTCAAGAGGGAAGGAGACGATTGGAGTCAACTCAATGTGCTCAAAGTAGGCGGAGAGGAGTGCGTCCGAAGCAGCTTCACCTGCCCTCTGAAGGCT AAACGAAGAGTCGGGGACCTGCTTGCCAGTTACATTCCAGAGGATGAGGCATTGATGCTACGGGATGGACG CTTTGCTTGTGCCATCTGTCCCCACCGACCTGTCCTGGACACTCTGGCCATGTTGACTGCCCACCGTGCAGGCAAAAAACATCTGTCCA GCCTGCAGCTTTTCTATGGCAAGAAGCCGCCAGGAAAGGGCACAGAGCAGAATCCAAGACAGCATAATGAACTCAGGAGAGAAGAGACCACAGCAGAG gctcctctcttaaCCCAAACTCGACTTATCACTCAGAGTGCTCTGCACAGAGCTCCTCACTATAACAGTTGCTGCCGCCGGAAGTACAG ACCAGAAGCCCCTCGTCCCTCTGTCTCTCGCCCCCCTTTGCCACCCCCAGAGGTTGAACCCCAAGGTGGGAAGATCAGTAGAGAACCTGAGCCTGAGGCTGGTTCACAGACCAAGGAGTCAGCCACTGTCTCATCCCCCGCACCTATGAGCCCCACAAGAAGACGGGCCCTGGATCATTACCTCACCCTTCGAAG CTCTGGATGGATCCCAGATGGACGAGGTCGATGgataaaagatgaaaatgttgAGTTTGACTCTGATGAGGAGGAACCCCCTGATCTCCCCTTGGACTGA
- the SCNM1 gene encoding sodium channel modifier 1 isoform X2, giving the protein MSFKREGDDWSQLNVLKKRRVGDLLASYIPEDEALMLRDGRFACAICPHRPVLDTLAMLTAHRAGKKHLSSLQLFYGKKPPGKGTEQNPRQHNELRREETTAEAPLLTQTRLITQSALHRAPHYNSCCRRKYRPEAPRPSVSRPPLPPPEVEPQGGKISREPEPEAGSQTKESATVSSPAPMSPTRRRALDHYLTLRSSGWIPDGRGRWIKDENVEFDSDEEEPPDLPLD; this is encoded by the exons ATGTCTTTCAAGAGGGAAGGAGACGATTGGAGTCAACTCAATGTGCTCAAA AAACGAAGAGTCGGGGACCTGCTTGCCAGTTACATTCCAGAGGATGAGGCATTGATGCTACGGGATGGACG CTTTGCTTGTGCCATCTGTCCCCACCGACCTGTCCTGGACACTCTGGCCATGTTGACTGCCCACCGTGCAGGCAAAAAACATCTGTCCA GCCTGCAGCTTTTCTATGGCAAGAAGCCGCCAGGAAAGGGCACAGAGCAGAATCCAAGACAGCATAATGAACTCAGGAGAGAAGAGACCACAGCAGAG gctcctctcttaaCCCAAACTCGACTTATCACTCAGAGTGCTCTGCACAGAGCTCCTCACTATAACAGTTGCTGCCGCCGGAAGTACAG ACCAGAAGCCCCTCGTCCCTCTGTCTCTCGCCCCCCTTTGCCACCCCCAGAGGTTGAACCCCAAGGTGGGAAGATCAGTAGAGAACCTGAGCCTGAGGCTGGTTCACAGACCAAGGAGTCAGCCACTGTCTCATCCCCCGCACCTATGAGCCCCACAAGAAGACGGGCCCTGGATCATTACCTCACCCTTCGAAG CTCTGGATGGATCCCAGATGGACGAGGTCGATGgataaaagatgaaaatgttgAGTTTGACTCTGATGAGGAGGAACCCCCTGATCTCCCCTTGGACTGA
- the SCNM1 gene encoding sodium channel modifier 1 isoform X3 has product MLRDGRFACAICPHRPVLDTLAMLTAHRAGKKHLSSLQLFYGKKPPGKGTEQNPRQHNELRREETTAEAPLLTQTRLITQSALHRAPHYNSCCRRKYRPEAPRPSVSRPPLPPPEVEPQGGKISREPEPEAGSQTKESATVSSPAPMSPTRRRALDHYLTLRSSGWIPDGRGRWIKDENVEFDSDEEEPPDLPLD; this is encoded by the exons ATGCTACGGGATGGACG CTTTGCTTGTGCCATCTGTCCCCACCGACCTGTCCTGGACACTCTGGCCATGTTGACTGCCCACCGTGCAGGCAAAAAACATCTGTCCA GCCTGCAGCTTTTCTATGGCAAGAAGCCGCCAGGAAAGGGCACAGAGCAGAATCCAAGACAGCATAATGAACTCAGGAGAGAAGAGACCACAGCAGAG gctcctctcttaaCCCAAACTCGACTTATCACTCAGAGTGCTCTGCACAGAGCTCCTCACTATAACAGTTGCTGCCGCCGGAAGTACAG ACCAGAAGCCCCTCGTCCCTCTGTCTCTCGCCCCCCTTTGCCACCCCCAGAGGTTGAACCCCAAGGTGGGAAGATCAGTAGAGAACCTGAGCCTGAGGCTGGTTCACAGACCAAGGAGTCAGCCACTGTCTCATCCCCCGCACCTATGAGCCCCACAAGAAGACGGGCCCTGGATCATTACCTCACCCTTCGAAG CTCTGGATGGATCCCAGATGGACGAGGTCGATGgataaaagatgaaaatgttgAGTTTGACTCTGATGAGGAGGAACCCCCTGATCTCCCCTTGGACTGA
- the LYSMD1 gene encoding lysM and putative peptidoglycan-binding domain-containing protein 1, which produces MASPSRQAPLGGSGLLHGSRARSYGSLVQSACSPVRERRLEHQLAPGDTLAGLALKYGVTMEQIKRANRLYTNDSIFLKKTLYIPILTEPRDLFNGLDSEEEKDGEEAVQPSKDEVRPHSAERKKQERGLGHANGEPLPTAGQEPARHDLSASDFLKKLDSQISLSKKAAAQKLKKGESGIPGEDSSLHLSSPRMQQRAVLGPVPLTQTSRTRTLRDQEDEIFKL; this is translated from the exons ATGGCTTCTCCCTCTAGACAGGCCCCTCTCGGGGGGTCAGGACTGCTTCATGGAAGCCGGGCTCGTTCTTATGGAAGCCTGGTGCAGTCTGCCTGCTCCCCGGTGAGGGAAAGACGCCTGGAGCATCAGTTGGCGCCCGGAGACACCCTGGCTGGACTAGCACTCAAATACGGGGTGACG atggaacAGATTAAGCGTGCAAACCGCCTTTATACTAATGACTCCATCTTCCTGAAGAAAACCCTCTACATCCCCATCCTGACAGAGCCCAGAGACCTGTTCAATGGTTTGGATTCTGAGGAAGAGAAGGATGGAGAAGAAGCAGTACAGCCAAGTAAGGATGAAGTTCGACCACACTCAGCCGAGAGGAAGAAACAAGAAAGAGGTTTAGGACATGCCAATGGTGAACCCCTTCCCACAGCTGGCCAGGAGCCCGCCAGGCATGACCTTTCTGCCTCCGATTTCCTCAAGAAGCTCGATTCACAGATTAGCCTGTCAAAGAAGGCTGCTGCCCAGAAGCTGAAAAAGGGGGAAAGTGG GATACCTGGGGAGGATTCAAGTCTTCACCTAAGCTCTCCTCGGATGCAGCAACGAGCAGTCCTAGGTCCTGTGCCACTGACCCAGACCTCTCGGACCCGGACACTTCGGGACCAGGAAGATGAAATCTTCAAACTCTGA
- the LOC133241559 gene encoding phosphatidylethanolamine-binding protein 1 produces the protein MPVDLSKWSGPLSLQEVDERPQHPLQVKYGGAEVDELGKVLTPTQVKNRPTSITWDGLDPGKLYTLVLTDPDAPSRKDPKYREWHHFLVVNMKGNNISSGTVLSDYVGSGPPKGTGLHRYVWLVYEQEGPLKCDEPILSNRSGDHRGKFKVASFRKKYELGAPVAGTCYQAEWDDYVPKLYEQLSGK, from the coding sequence ATGCCGGTGGACCTTAGCAAGTGGTCCGGGCCTCTGAGCCTGCAGGAAGTGGATGAGCGGCCGCAGCACCCGCTGCAGGTCAAATACGGCGGGGCGGAGGTCGACGAACTGGGCAAAGTGCTGACACCCACCCAGGTTAAAAACCGGCCCACCAGCATTACATGGGATGGCCTTGATCCAGGTAAATTGTACACCTTGGTCTTGACAGATCCGGATGCTCCCAGCAGGAAGGACCCCAAATACAGGGAATGGCACCATTTCCTGGTGGTCAACATGAAGGGCAACAACATCAGCAGTGGCACGGTTCTCTCCGATTATGTGGGCTCTGGGCCTCCCAAGGGCACAGGCCTGCACCGCTATGTCTGGCTGGTTTACGAGCAGGAAGGACCACTGAAGTGTGATGAGCCCATTCTCAGCAACCGATCTGGAGACCACCGTGGCAAATTCAAGGTGGCCTCTTTCCGCAAAAAGTACGAGCTTGGGGCCCCAGTGGCCGGCACGTGTTACCAGGCTGAATGGGATGATTATGTGCCCAAGCTCTACGAGCAGCTGTCTGGGAAGTAG
- the TNFAIP8L2 gene encoding tumor necrosis factor alpha-induced protein 8-like protein 2: MESFSSKSLVLQAEKKLLSKMAGRSVAHLFADETSSEVLDELYRVSKEYTRSRPQAQRVIKDLIKVAVKVAVLHRSGCFNPSELALATRFRQKLRQGAMTALSFGEVDFTFEAAVLASLLTECRDVLLELVERHLTPKSHGRIRHVFDHFSDAGLLTALYGPDYTQHLGKICGGLRKLLDEGKL; encoded by the coding sequence ATGGAGTCCTTCAGTTCCAAGAGTCTGGTGCTACAGGCAGAGAAGAAGCTACTGAGTAAGATGGCAGGGCGGTCTGTGGCTCATCTCTTCGCAGATGAGACGAGCAGCGAGGTGCTAGATGAGCTCTACCGTGTGTCCAAAGAATACACACGCAGCAGACCCCAGGCCCAGCGGGTTATCAAGGACCTGATCAAGGTGGCGGTCAAGGTGGCTGTGCTGCACCGCAGTGGCTGCTTCAACCCCAGCGAGCTGGCCCTGGCAACCCGCTTTCGCCAGAAGCTGCGGCAGGGCGCCATGACAGCACTCAGCTTCGGGGAGGTGGACTTCACCTTCGAGGCTGCCGTGCTGGCCAGCCTGCTGACCGAGTGCCGGGACGTGCTGCTGGAGCTGGTGGAGCGCCACCTCACGCCCAAGTCCCACGGCCGCATCCGCCACGTGTTCGATCACTTCTCTGACGCCGGCCTGCTCACGGCTCTCTACGGGCCTGATTACACCCAGCACCTGGGCAAGATCTGCGGCGGGCTCAGGAAGCTGCTGGACGAGGGCAAGCTCTGA